The following proteins are co-located in the Colletotrichum lupini chromosome 4, complete sequence genome:
- a CDS encoding C6 zinc finger domain-containing protein, which translates to MAPSPEPRTSAGASESLDNNSAGSGNTRRFCWECQRRGLVCDSKRPVCSRCKLSGIVCPGYENVKPLTWVTPNQVTTRTWRGGRKPKTDKIDITKKGLKGSGKKKAIPKIPEEEGRWVKLIHVFPGQELRTETCDIAEASIYWNEQVYPYFYENQLTKSPWVVPISHIHAMKPYRRHGLVTMAIEHRMSRLSPARNDAYAIEVRARAYQHRLTAIQALNKDIENESTRCSDATLAGVIVFLFGDLMGSATEPNWRVHLNGFAALIAMRGGWDAFCQKSPHLKSLVLFCKVPSSSIENLANTTSPAHDQVSPVANFKIRNVVRDVFSIGYYPQLPCPVDLLIDIIHINRLRFQATCIQSGGPLTSIRIEAERLLDKILDYSPEVWSSSAESLADEHLLMAKTYRSAVALFGVSSLQSVKVIPFSKDWMTVRETHRDRLFSFLKASLASSALKVCTTWPMIVAGFEAKSGNLSMQSFVLGRMKEDSQRMGIYLPVAAKEVLERFYASAGNTWDDCFDSPHALFT; encoded by the exons ATGGCGCCATCACCAGAGCCGCGCACCTCTGCTGGTGCGTCAGAGAGCCTCGACAACAATAGCGCCGGCAGCGGCAACACCAGGCGATTTTGCTGGGAATGTCAGCGCCGGGGCTTGGTCTGCGATTCTAAACGTCCGGTATGCTCCAGGTGCAAGCTTAGCGGCATAGTGTGCCCTGGGTATGAGAACGTGAAGCCTTTGACCTGGGTGACCCCTAATCAGGTCACGACGCGGACATGGAGGGGCGGACGAAAACCGAAAACTGATAAAATCGACATCACCAAGAAGGGTTTGAAAGGCAGCGGCAAAAAAAAGGCGATACCGAAGATtccagaagaagaaggtcgCTGGGTAAAGCTCATCCATGTATTTCCCGGACAAGAGCTCCGGACGGAAACATGCGACATTGCTGAGGCTTCAATTTATT GGAACGAACAGGTTTACCCATACTTCTACGAGAACCAGCTCACTAAGAGCCCGTGGGTTGTACCAATCTCCCACATCCACGCTATGAAACCATACCGACGGCATGGCCTAGTCACTATGGCAATCGAGCACCGGATGTCACGCCTATCGCCTGCAAGGAATGACGCTTACGCAATTGAGGTCAGAGCTAGGGCCTATCAGCATCGTCTTACAGCGATCCAGGCTTTAAATAAGGACATCGAGAACGAGAGTACGCGATGCTCTGATGCAACTTTGGCTGGCGTAATCGTCTTCCTTTTCGGTGAT CTTATGGGGAGTGCAACAGAGCCTAACTGGCGTGTCCACTTGAATGGGTTTGCTGCGTTGATTGCTATGCGTGGCGGTTGGGATGCGTTCTGTCAAAAGTCGCCGCATCTCAAGTCCCTAGTGTTATTCTGTAAAGT CCCGTCATCTAGCATCGAGAATCTTGCCAATACAACTAGCCCCGCCCACGATCAAGTATCGCCAGTCGCAAACTTTAAGATACGGAATGTAGTGAGGGACGTATTCTCGATTGGATATTATCCCCAGCTTCCATGTCCAGTCGACTTACTCATCGACATCATTCACATCAACCGCCTTCGCTTCCAAGCAACGTGCATTCAATCTGGAGGACCTCTCACCTCGATCAGGATTGAAGCAGAGCGTCTTTTAGATAAGATCTTGGACTATTCACCTGAAGTCTGGTCTAGTAGCGCGGAATCTTTAGCAGATGAACACCTCTTAATGGCCAAGACCTATCGGTCAGCCGTGGCACTGTTCGGTGTTTCCTCTCTACAAAGTGTGAAGGTCATTCCTTTCTCGAAAGATTGGATGACCGTCAGAGAAACCCATCGTGACAGGCTGTTTTCTTTTCTCAAAGCCTCGCTTGCCTCTTCAGCCTTGAAGGTCTGCACCACATGGCCAATGATTGTAGCCGGTTTCGAGGCGAAGAGTGGAAACCTGTCCATGCAGAGCTTCGTTCTGGGGCGTATGAAGGAAGACAGTCAGAGGATGGGAATCTATCTTCCAGTCGCAGCTAAAGAGGTCCTAGAGAGATTTTATGCCTCTGCAGGAAACACCTGGGACGATTGTTTCGACAGTCCTCATGCGTTGTTCACGTAG
- a CDS encoding tannase and feruloyl esterase: protein MLPLMLLGALAPSVQAVALAKGNTTFEQQCASFATSLRINGANSTASEYVPAGTTLQFPNADPTCSRPSQNVTANICRVTARIATSPRSGLKFEAWLPENWTGRFLSTGNGALGGCVQYEDLAYASSLGFASVATNNGHDGMSGLPFLDNEDVIEDFVYRALTTGVVVGKDVTKSFYNKPHTKSYYLGCSTGGRQGFKQAQAFPENFDGIVAGAPAFSFNNLTSWSCHFLPLTGQQGVDTFIPMTMWPTIHDDILAQCDELDGVKDGFLESPDLCDYKPESLLCGINSNQTDACLTQKQVETLRGIYAPLIDASGDLVYPRMQPGAELSGAPQTYFNGQPFGASDWFKYAILNDSTWDPATITPEDYVRSSSLNLFNVETWDGDLSPFQNRGGKLLHYHGLIDGTISSDNSPRYYEHVSQTMGLAPAELDEFYRLFRISGLAHCSGGTGAAFIGNQAKNMASLDPEENVLMAMVRWVEEGVAPETVTGTAFVNNTVSAGVDYKRRHCRWPTRNVFKGTGDYKDENNWECVPI, encoded by the coding sequence ATGTTACCACTCATGCTTCTTGGCGCCCTGGCGCCAAGTGTTCAAGCCGTTGCCCTGGCCAAGGGTAACACGACCTTTGAGCAACAGTGCGCCTCTTTTGCAACTTCTCTGCGCATCAACGGAGCCAACTCAACGGCCTCCGAGTACGTCCCAGCAGGAACCACCCTGCAGTTCCCGAACGCGGATCCCACTTGCAGCCGTCCCTCTCAGAATGTCACGGCCAACATCTGCCGTGTCACTGCGCGCATCGCTACCTCGCCTCGCTCTGGTCTCAAGTTCGAAGCTTGGCTGCCCGAGAACTGGACCGGCCGCTTCCTCAGCACCGGCAACGGCGCCCTCGGTGGCTGCGTTCAGTACGAGGATCTCGCGTATGCGTCCTCCCTTGGCTTCGCTTCCGTGGCCACCAACAACGGCCACGATGGCATGAGCGGACTCCCGTTCCTGGACAACGAGGATGTGATCGAGGACTTCGTGTACCGCGCCCTGACGACTGGTGTCGTCGTCGGCAAGGACGTTACCAAGTCGTTCTACAATAAGCCCCATACGAAGAGCTACTATCTCGGCTGTTCTACTGGAGGCCGTCAGGGCTTTAAGCAGGCTCAGGCTTTCCCCGAGAATTTTGACGGCATCGTCGCCGGAGCCCCGGCCTTCTCCTTCAACAATCTCACCTCCTGGAGTTGCCACTTCCTTCCCCTCACCGGCCAGCAGGGCGTGGATACCTTCATTCCCATGACCATGTGGCCGACTATCCACGATGATATCCTGGCCCAGTGCGACGAGCTGGACGGCGTCAAGGACGGCTTCCTCGAGTCCCCCGACCTCTGCGACTACAAGCCTGAAAGCCTCCTGTGCGGCATCAACAGCAACCAGACAGACGCCTGCCTCACCCAGAAGCAGGTTGAGACCCTCCGTGGCATCTACGCGCCCCTGATCGACGCTTCTGGCGACCTCGTCTACCCGCGCATGCAACCCGGCGCCGAGCTCAGCGGCGCACCGCAGACCTACTTCAACGGACAGCCCTTTGGTGCCTCTGACTGGTTCAAGTACGCGATCCTGAACGATTCGACCTGGGACCCGGCCACGATCACTCCCGAGGACTATGTGCGCTCATCGAGCCTGAACCTCTTCAACGTCGAGACCTGGGACGGCGACCTGTCCCCTTTCCAGAACCGCGGTGGAAAGCTCCTGCACTACCACGGCCTCATCGACGGCACGATCTCCAGCGATAACTCGCCCAGGTACTACGAGCACGTGTCTCAGACGATGGGTCTGGCCCCGGCCGAGCTGGATGAGTTTTACCGTCTGTTCCGTATTTCCGGCCTTGCTCACTGCAGTGGTGGCACCGGAGCTGCGTTCATCGGTAACCAGGCCAAGAACATGGCGAGCCTTGACCCTGAGGAGAACGTCCTCATGGCTATGGTCCGCTGGGTCGAGGAAGGTGTTGCCCCTGAGACTGTTACTGGCACCGCTTTTGTGAACAACACGGTGAGCGCTGGCGTCGACTACAAGCGTCGCCACTGCCGCTGGCCGACACGTAATGTCTTTAAGGGAACTGGGGACTACAAGGATGAGAACAACTGGGAATGTGTGCCGATCTAA
- a CDS encoding ceramide glucosyltransferase: MADWSSVAQAIAIVCAGWSTFVYAVQSIGIVRIFLSYSSRLRPAVSPSLSKEDVPHITIIRPVKGLEHGLYECIASSFRQDYPRDKLTIHLCVAEKSDPAYPVLVKIVQDFPGFDARVLIEEEDPLLHGTDGHIDNLGPNPKIRNISRAYREAKGDIIWVMDCNIWVAKGVAGRMVDKLLGYGPDGKQVRPYKFVHLLPIVVDTVSRGDVSAETQTLLYSTPDSSSSQHITGKGQSVSFLEYAKSQGGGRLDEMFMATSHAKFYSAINTVGVAPCAVGKSNMFRKSHLDTVTDPAQNPILPNKNLPKGINYFSEYICEDHLIGDLLWKSSLPGMKNHGLVMGDLAVQPMAGMSVHAYFARRARWLRARKWTVLAATLVEPGVESLTCCGYFAFAVTTLPWFHSTFGTSQTWGAFGLYWTAFTTIWMACDWFTYNRLHAGYTVEVDENTPKFARGTATPGGAPPRSFLEWLPAWLGREFLALPIWVWAVFCGSTVNWRGRTFNVRSDMSVVEVGSQSLAPSQEASQRSRSKDRLD; encoded by the exons ATGGCAGATTGGTCATCCGTGGCGCAAGCTATTGCGATCGTTTGTGCTGGATGGAGCACATTTGTCTATGCAGTGCAATCCATTGGTATCGTCAGAAT CTTCCTCTCGTACTCGTCTCGCCTGCGACCCGCCGTCTCCCCCTCTCTGAGCAAAGAAGATGTACCGCACATCACCATCATCCGTCCTGTCAAGGGTCTTGAGCATGGTCTCTATGAGTGCATAGCATCCTCGTTCAGACAAGACTACCCGCGCGACAAGCTGACGATCCACCTCTGCGTGGCCGAAAAGAGCGATCCGGCGTACCCCGTCTTAGTGAAGATAGTACAGGATTTCCCTGGTTTCGATGCTCGAGTCTTGATTGAGGAGGAAGATCCGCTACTGCATGGCACTGATGGCCACATCGACAACCTGGGCCCAAACCCAAAGATCAGAAACATCAGTCGCGCATATCGAGAAGCCAAAGGAGACATCATCTGGGTCATGGACTGCAACATCTGGGTTGCCAAGGGCGTGGCTGGTCGGATGGTTGACAAGCTGTTGGGATACGGGCCGGATGGTAAACAAGTCAGGCCGTACAAGTTTGTACACCTTCTGccaatcgtcgtcgatacgGTGTCTCGAGGAGACGTTTCAGCAGAGACGCAGACGCTCCTATATTCAACCCCCGACTCTAGCTCCTCGCAACACATCACCGGCAAAGGCCAAAGTGTTTCGTTCCTCGAGTATGCGAAGAGCCAAGGCGGAGGCCGACTCGATGAGATGTTCATGGCCACAAGTCACGCCAAGTTCTACAGCGCGATCAACACCGTTGGCGTAGCCCCTTGCGCCGTCGGCAAGAGCAACATGTTTCGCAAATCGCATCTGGACACCGTAACGGACCCAGCCCAAAACCCGATATTACCCAACAAGAATCTACCTAAGGGCATCAACTACTTCTCCGAGTATATCTGCGAGGATCACCTGATTGGCGATCTATTGTGGAAGTCGAGTCTGCCGGGCATGAAGAACCACGGACTCGTCATGGGCGACCTTGCAGTTCAACCAATGGCCGGCATGTCCGTACACGCATACTTTGCCCGCCGCGCTCGATGGCTTCGTGCGCGCAAGTGGACCGTTCTCGCCGCCACTTTGGTCGAGCCTGGTGTTGAGAGCCTGACTTGTTGCGGCTACTTTGCTTTCGCTGTTACCACTCTCCCCTGGTTCCACAGCACCTTTGGAACATCGCAGACTTGGGGCGCCTTTGGCCTCTACTGGACGGCTTTCACAACTATCTGGATGGCGTGTGATTGGTTCACATACAACCGCCTCCATGCTGGGTACACTGTTGAAGTGGACGAGAACACGCCAAAGTTTGCCAGGGGCACCGCGACACCTGGTGGAGCACCTCCGAGGTCCTTCTTGGAATGGCTGCCCGCGTGGCTCGGAAGAGAGTTTCTGGCCCTTCCCATTTGGGTTTGGGCTGTTTTCTGCGGCTCTACGGTGAACTGGAGAGGCCGAACCTTCAACGTTCGGTCGGACATGAGCGTTGTCGAAGTCGGCTCCCAGTCATTAGCCCCGTCTCAAGAGGCTAGCCAAAGGTCTAGAAGCAAGGACCGTTTGGATTAA